One region of Cottoperca gobio chromosome 19, fCotGob3.1, whole genome shotgun sequence genomic DNA includes:
- the plekha1b gene encoding pleckstrin homology domain-containing family A member 1 isoform X2 has protein sequence MPYVDRQNRICGFLDIEENESSGRFLRRYFILDTQQGSLLWYMDNPQNLPKGTEKVGSLKLTYISKVSDATKLRPKAEFCFVVNAGMRKFYLQANDQQDLVEWISVLNNATKITVPKPGEGQTTAHAETPQEVLGAMKQVSYKTEIIGGVPIITATQEQGEEQNEAERGGLKRGQNTLPYFLSRGVQDQAIKAGYCVKQGALMKNWKRRYFMLDENAVSYFKSDLEREALRGIPLKEIHKVQECKHSDLMMRDNLFEMVTSSRTFYIQADSPEDMHSWIKAISGAIVAQRGPGRSANTIRQARRLSSPCIQRYTPFCSGECSTNTVTTPLPPQHPPPSTTPSSRNYNPHNPPPAPHQRALSFTLDTHHQDNFLGLLPWRLSGVQPVMMPLPSARSRLSLQETVQSSK, from the exons ATGCCGTATGTGGACCGACAGAATCGCATCTGCGGCTTCCTGGACATCGAGGAGAATGAGAGCAGCGGCAGGTTTCTGCGCCGATACTTCATCCTGGACACTCAACAGGGAAGCCTGCTGTGGTACATGGACAacccacag AATCTGCCTAAAGGGACAGAGAAGGTGGGATCTCTCAAACTTACCTACATCTCCAAG gTCAGCGATGCCACCAAACTCAGACCGAAGGCAGAGTTTTGCTTTG TTGTAAATGCAGGAATGAGGAAGTTTTATCTGCAGGCCAACGACCAGCAGGATTTGGTGGAATGGATCAGTGTCCTCAACAACGCCACCAAGATTACt GTGCCAAAACCAGGCGAGGGCCAAACAACCGCCCATGCAGAGACTCCCCAGGAAGTTCTTGGAGCCATGAAACAGGTCTCCTACAAGACTGAAATCATAGGAGGAGTCCCTATAATCACCGCtacacag gagCAGGGGGAGGAGCAGAACGAGGCGGAGCGGGGAGGTTTGAAGCGAGGTCAGAATACACTGCCCTACTTCCTGTCCAGAGGAGTGCAGGACCAGGCCATCAAGGCCGGATACTGTGTCAAACAGGGAGCTCTG atGAAGAATTGGAAGAGGAGATACTTCATGCTGGATGAAAACGCTGTCAGCTACTTCAAATCTGACCtg GAGAGGGAGGCACTGAGAGGCATCCCGTTGAAGGAGATTCACAAAGTTCAGGAGTGCAAACACAG TGATCTGATGATGAGGGACAACCTGTTTGAAATGGTCACCAGCTCCAGAACCTTCTAcatacag gctgaCAGTCCAGAGGACATGCACAGCTGGATTAAGGCCATCTCAGGGGCGATCGTTGCTCAGCGCGGCCCAGGACGCTCTGCTAACACT ATCCGTCAGGCCAGAAGGCTGTCCAGTCCTTGTATACAGAGGTATACGCCATTCTGCAGTGGTGAATGCAGCAC gaACACAGTGACtactcccctccctccccaacATCCTCCACCTTCTACTACCCCTTCGAGCCGGAACTACAACCCCCACAATCCTCCTCCGGCACCGCATCAGCGGGCCCTCAGCTTCACTCTGGACACGCACCACCAGGACAACTTCCTGGGCCTGCTCCCGTGGAGGCTGAGTGGCGTCCAGCCTGTGATGATGCCCTTACCTTCGGCGCGCTCCCGCCTGTCGCTGCAGGAGACGGTGCAGTCGTCGAAgtag
- the plekha1b gene encoding pleckstrin homology domain-containing family A member 1 isoform X3 encodes MPYVDRQNRICGFLDIEENESSGRFLRRYFILDTQQGSLLWYMDNPQNLPKGTEKVGSLKLTYISKVSDATKLRPKAEFCFVVNAGMRKFYLQANDQQDLVEWISVLNNATKITVPKPGEGQTTAHAETPQEVLGAMKQVSYKTEIIGGVPIITATQEQGEEQNEAERGGLKRGQNTLPYFLSRGVQDQAIKAGYCVKQGALMKNWKRRYFMLDENAVSYFKSDLEREALRGIPLKEIHKVQECKHSDLMMRDNLFEMVTSSRTFYIQADSPEDMHSWIKAISGAIVAQRGPGRSANTIRQARRLSSPCIQRNTVTTPLPPQHPPPSTTPSSRNYNPHNPPPAPHQRALSFTLDTHHQDNFLGLLPWRLSGVQPVMMPLPSARSRLSLQETVQSSK; translated from the exons ATGCCGTATGTGGACCGACAGAATCGCATCTGCGGCTTCCTGGACATCGAGGAGAATGAGAGCAGCGGCAGGTTTCTGCGCCGATACTTCATCCTGGACACTCAACAGGGAAGCCTGCTGTGGTACATGGACAacccacag AATCTGCCTAAAGGGACAGAGAAGGTGGGATCTCTCAAACTTACCTACATCTCCAAG gTCAGCGATGCCACCAAACTCAGACCGAAGGCAGAGTTTTGCTTTG TTGTAAATGCAGGAATGAGGAAGTTTTATCTGCAGGCCAACGACCAGCAGGATTTGGTGGAATGGATCAGTGTCCTCAACAACGCCACCAAGATTACt GTGCCAAAACCAGGCGAGGGCCAAACAACCGCCCATGCAGAGACTCCCCAGGAAGTTCTTGGAGCCATGAAACAGGTCTCCTACAAGACTGAAATCATAGGAGGAGTCCCTATAATCACCGCtacacag gagCAGGGGGAGGAGCAGAACGAGGCGGAGCGGGGAGGTTTGAAGCGAGGTCAGAATACACTGCCCTACTTCCTGTCCAGAGGAGTGCAGGACCAGGCCATCAAGGCCGGATACTGTGTCAAACAGGGAGCTCTG atGAAGAATTGGAAGAGGAGATACTTCATGCTGGATGAAAACGCTGTCAGCTACTTCAAATCTGACCtg GAGAGGGAGGCACTGAGAGGCATCCCGTTGAAGGAGATTCACAAAGTTCAGGAGTGCAAACACAG TGATCTGATGATGAGGGACAACCTGTTTGAAATGGTCACCAGCTCCAGAACCTTCTAcatacag gctgaCAGTCCAGAGGACATGCACAGCTGGATTAAGGCCATCTCAGGGGCGATCGTTGCTCAGCGCGGCCCAGGACGCTCTGCTAACACT ATCCGTCAGGCCAGAAGGCTGTCCAGTCCTTGTATACAGAG gaACACAGTGACtactcccctccctccccaacATCCTCCACCTTCTACTACCCCTTCGAGCCGGAACTACAACCCCCACAATCCTCCTCCGGCACCGCATCAGCGGGCCCTCAGCTTCACTCTGGACACGCACCACCAGGACAACTTCCTGGGCCTGCTCCCGTGGAGGCTGAGTGGCGTCCAGCCTGTGATGATGCCCTTACCTTCGGCGCGCTCCCGCCTGTCGCTGCAGGAGACGGTGCAGTCGTCGAAgtag
- the plekha1b gene encoding pleckstrin homology domain-containing family A member 1 isoform X1: MPYVDRQNRICGFLDIEENESSGRFLRRYFILDTQQGSLLWYMDNPQNLPKGTEKVGSLKLTYISKVSDATKLRPKAEFCFVVNAGMRKFYLQANDQQDLVEWISVLNNATKITVPKPGEGQTTAHAETPQEVLGAMKQVSYKTEIIGGVPIITATQEQGEEQNEAERGGLKRGQNTLPYFLSRGVQDQAIKAGYCVKQGALMKNWKRRYFMLDENAVSYFKSDLEREALRGIPLKEIHKVQECKHSDLMMRDNLFEMVTSSRTFYIQADSPEDMHSWIKAISGAIVAQRGPGRSANTEHSDYSPPSPTSSTFYYPFEPELQPPQSSSGTASAGPQLHSGHAPPGQLPGPAPVEAEWRPACDDALTFGALPPVAAGDGAVVEVAEEEESPWKRRSEIARLGFVGSGGGEELNSRTTKTSDLQMTLI; this comes from the exons ATGCCGTATGTGGACCGACAGAATCGCATCTGCGGCTTCCTGGACATCGAGGAGAATGAGAGCAGCGGCAGGTTTCTGCGCCGATACTTCATCCTGGACACTCAACAGGGAAGCCTGCTGTGGTACATGGACAacccacag AATCTGCCTAAAGGGACAGAGAAGGTGGGATCTCTCAAACTTACCTACATCTCCAAG gTCAGCGATGCCACCAAACTCAGACCGAAGGCAGAGTTTTGCTTTG TTGTAAATGCAGGAATGAGGAAGTTTTATCTGCAGGCCAACGACCAGCAGGATTTGGTGGAATGGATCAGTGTCCTCAACAACGCCACCAAGATTACt GTGCCAAAACCAGGCGAGGGCCAAACAACCGCCCATGCAGAGACTCCCCAGGAAGTTCTTGGAGCCATGAAACAGGTCTCCTACAAGACTGAAATCATAGGAGGAGTCCCTATAATCACCGCtacacag gagCAGGGGGAGGAGCAGAACGAGGCGGAGCGGGGAGGTTTGAAGCGAGGTCAGAATACACTGCCCTACTTCCTGTCCAGAGGAGTGCAGGACCAGGCCATCAAGGCCGGATACTGTGTCAAACAGGGAGCTCTG atGAAGAATTGGAAGAGGAGATACTTCATGCTGGATGAAAACGCTGTCAGCTACTTCAAATCTGACCtg GAGAGGGAGGCACTGAGAGGCATCCCGTTGAAGGAGATTCACAAAGTTCAGGAGTGCAAACACAG TGATCTGATGATGAGGGACAACCTGTTTGAAATGGTCACCAGCTCCAGAACCTTCTAcatacag gctgaCAGTCCAGAGGACATGCACAGCTGGATTAAGGCCATCTCAGGGGCGATCGTTGCTCAGCGCGGCCCAGGACGCTCTGCTAACACT gaACACAGTGACtactcccctccctccccaacATCCTCCACCTTCTACTACCCCTTCGAGCCGGAACTACAACCCCCACAATCCTCCTCCGGCACCGCATCAGCGGGCCCTCAGCTTCACTCTGGACACGCACCACCAGGACAACTTCCTGGGCCTGCTCCCGTGGAGGCTGAGTGGCGTCCAGCCTGTGATGATGCCCTTACCTTCGGCGCGCTCCCGCCTGTCGCTGCAGGAGACGGTGCAGTCGTCGAAgtagcagaggaggaggagtcacCGTGGAAACGGCGCAGCGAAATCGCTCGGCTGGGGTTTGTCGGCAGCGGTGGTGGGGAGGAGCTGAACAGTCGCACCACCAAGACTTCTGACCTGCAGATGACCCTGATTTGA